The genomic segment CGCGGCAGTTCAGAGACGAGAGTTCATTGAAGAAACATATGAGGTTACATACTGGCGAAAACCTtctaaaatgtcaatattgttctAAACAGTTTACAGAaaactctaaatttaaaaatcacTTACATACGCATTCTGAGGAAAAACCATTTCAGTGCACAATTTGCTTCGAACAGTTCACAACAAACGGCAATCTAAATCGCCATTTATTTAACCACAAAGGAATAAAACCCTTCGAATGTGGGATGTGTTCAAAAAGATTCACTGCAAAAACATCTCTCACTTATCATATTCGAATTCATTCTGGAGAGATGCCTTTTAAATGTAAAGTTTGTCCGCGGCAGTTCAGAAGCGAGAGTTCATTGAAGAGACATATGAAGTTACATACTGGCGAAAACCTtctaaaatgtcaatattgttctAAACAGTTTACAGAAAACTATACATTTCATAAACATTTACGTACACACAAAGGTGCTCTCAATGATCATTTTCGGACTCATTCTGGAGAGACAccttttaaatgtaaaatttttcCGCAGCAGTTCAAAGGAAAACCTTCATTGAACAGACATATGAAGTTGCCCACTAATGAAAACCTAAAATGTGAATATTGTTCTAAACAATTTACAGAAAAAAATCAATTTCAAAGACATTTACTTACAcacaaaggaaaaaaaccatatCAGTGTGACTTGTGTTTTAGGAAATTCAGATTAATGTATAAGCTTACAATACATCTACGGACGCACATTGGAGACGAGCCTTTTGAATGTGATATTTGTTATGAAAAATTCTGGGAGAATGATCAATGCCTCACACATAAACGTAAGCACATAAAAAAGCTACACACAGAAGAAAAGATTTTCAAGTGTGAAAAATGCTTCAAAGAGTTTGGAAAAAACTACTTACTTCAGAGACACTTACGTAGGCACCCAGAAGAAAAATCACACAAGTGACGTTTGTTCTATTAAATTCGCATATATCGGTGACCTTAAAAAACATATATGCAAGCATTCTGAAGACAAACCTTTTAAATGTGATGTTTGCGATAAAAAATTCAGTCGTAATAACCAATGCATACTCCACAGAAGTACACATTCAGCAGGTTCTCTAAAAACAGTTTTTATGGATCCACAAAAATTAAATCTTCAAATGAAAGTTCATCCAAACAAGTTCAAATGTGATATTTGTTCCCAAGTGTTTACAgaagccttacacctaacggtagaagggcttaggactaagtaagtaagtaagtgttTACAGAAAATGATCAGTTGACGCAACATAAACTTGTACACACTGAAGAAACTTAGTAATGTATggtttgttctctaaaatttgaACAAATAAATAGTTTCACTAAACATTTACGATGCCacataaaagaaacaattttcaaaTGTAACGTTTGCTCTGAAGAATTTACAGAAAGTGATCAATTATCTCAACATATGCTGCTAAGGTAGAGGCACCAGTACCTGACACTCTAAGGCCAGAAAGATACATTTTCTGATATTAAAACGTTAATTTTACTCAGATTTTTTTGTTCTCTTAAGCAAAATGTATGATTAAAGTTTATTATAGTTGAGTCCAACGATATTtcgtccgtcggcaaattcaaacagataatatttgtaggttatgaaattcgagtaaccAATGTCCAGGGACGTATCGCGATATTGGTTGTTTCACCGACACAAATTTTTTGATACAAgtattaaatcataaaataacaatgtaaTGTGTATATAGATTATAGTCAAAGAGCAGAAAATCTGATTTTGGAAAAATAAGCAAAacgttatatttctttgttttttaaatggttaaaagtgaaacgtaaaaaaaattatcactcTACCACCATGTCGGAAAAAGTACTAGGTGATACAACGGCATCTTCTATAGCGCTTTTTAACGCTTCCCATTTGTTTCAGGCACTTGTTATATGTCATACAATTTTAAGATATCTACGTCTTTTGTATGTATAGTTATTGGTATATACTATATACCAATAATGTATgacgtagatatattaaaattatacgaCATATCGTAAATGCCTGAAATATATGAGAAGCGTTGAAAATCCCTATTAGCGTTTAACGATGACGTACATAGATGAAACTGTGGAAAAGTATTTTAcatttaagaaaatattgttttaaacaaagttagcaatttataatgaaaaactGAGTTGTTTTAACCGAAGTAATCATCATGTTAGCGTACCTTGTCTAAAATATTTCTCTTGCAGGCGAGCTCTCATCATCGTCACTATCCACCAGATTAATAATAAGTTGTTCACTGTTTGAAAATAATTGTCCTAGTTTTCTGTACTCATTTTCTACTTTCACTACACGGTTTACTGCTTTTTTCCAGTCGGCACTTGTAATCTTTCATAGTTCATATCGAATTAAATCGACCACTTTCGCGTCAAATTTTGGAAAACTATTTTTCCAAACTATAAGTTCGATAGGATTGAATAATATGCAAAAATAAGGTGGTAACCTCAAAACATTATGGCCATGTTGTATTGTTATAGTGTCTTGTATATATTGTTTCTTATAAGTTTTAGTACGAAGCACTTCAAGTAACTGTTTCTTATTATAGTTGtcttcaaaatacaaatcatttTCTGACAGGAAATCTTTTAGTTCCTGTTTTGAAGACGAACTGTTAGGAATTTTTTTGAAAAGCCTTGAGTGGTAGCTAGCATTGTCCATAACTATCACACTGCCCGGTGTTATATTGGGAAGTAGTGTATTTTTAAACCACTCTTCGAATATAGTAGAATTCATATTCTGATGATAATCTACactacatttttctattttttttccgCAAAGCATTAACCCATTTGGCACCCAACTATTTGCAGATCCACAGTGCACAATAATCATCGGAGAACCTTTATTCGGAGGTACTCCTTTCAACTGGCACGCAAGTGAACCATCGGTCTAACCCTTACTAGCGCTATCATGCGTGTCATACCATGTCTCGTCTAAATAATATATAGTCCGCTGTTGGTCTCGATATTcttgaattgtttttaaataatctaaacgCCAGTGTATTATCCTCTTACTTTCCATAATAGCCACCCGTTTATCAACGATTTTGCATTTGAACCCAAGTTTTTCAGCCGTCTACGTAAAGTGGTTTTAGGGCAGCTTCTTCCAATCGCAACAAGCTTGGTGTATATAATATCAATTGttggtattacatttttttttgtattcctcgTAAACCAAATTCCTTAATCATTTAGCAGtcacgatattaatttgtttaggtTTTCCAGCATTCGatcttgtttttctctttttaacacCACTTTTCACGATGTCGCGCATGGTAGAATACGGAATTCCTGTTAGAAAGGCCGCGTTTCTTATACTACTGCCTTTACAACTATTTTCAGGAtcattttgaagatttttgtaaaCGTTCATACAAATTCTCTTACATTGTTCATTCAAAACAATCCTTTTCTTTGGAAGTCTTAGACACTTTTCTACAGTTACAGTCTCAGTGTCATTGTTTTTTGTACCACTTACACCTAAAAGATTGTTGACTACTACACTTTCTCTACTACTACTTGGATTATCTTGCTCCAATGCACGAAAAACTGTAGGTGATTTTTCCCATGgtctaaacattttctttatacacaaatagacagtttcaaaaaaacaaataacaaaaaaatacaattattataactactcacaacaaaatttcaacacaattcaaaattaaaacaatgcACAATGCACATCTATCTATAAACAAACTAGTTGCAAAGATACAACTGAACTAAAAATTTACAAGTCCAGTCCTTTAGATAAGATACATGCCGGTATTTTTACAACCGAATTACTCATCGTAAATCAATCAGTTTAAAACTTGAAAATTGATACTTGAGCATTAGTACAATTAAATTaagtttttccctcataatttactatggaatcactaacaggagaattttactgtcatcatggcatgtatttgtctttttaaagacgaattacatgttatgatcttttctgacggatattctcaagttaaagttgatttcatgtaatcgaatgaactatcttataagtaaagtcgtcccaggaacgcaactcaacaatattggcaatgtcattttaaagtcgtctactttaaaatgtataatgtatgcctgaattgtcaatatagatgagtcagataaaattaaattattggaagaatttttcactaagtaacagaaaacaaaatttgtttaatttactaatgtttgtattttgagaacgatttccgaagtggaaattgaaacgtcaataaacgtattttaacctttaaaaaacaattaaaattgttAGACGGTTATATTTAGACGAAATATTAAGCAATATAATAGAAACATTTTTCTACTTTTAAGGACAAAAAAGCAAGTTCATTAGCGAAcgtaattcaaaattattctgcaTATTATATTTGAAGCACTATTTGGTtaaaacatctcatttttggtggtaaaaaatatattaaatgcatGTAATAATTTGTCTGGACTAAAGGTGGTAAAAGATGGTCTggaagttatatttttgtttgaatttgccgaAGGACGATAGAAAGCCGGTGCTAACTATACTAATTGTGCGAAATGCGAATAAAGGAAATGTGAAAGGAGATTTGATTTAATAAAACTTGCcaaaagaaatttatttttaaatatatgttttgtcCCCAATACCTGGCGTTGCAGAATCCAAAATAATACCCAATACGTAGGTACCTGACataaaaaaaggtatttaaataaaaaaaaattaacttatttattCAAATATCTAATTAAAACAGGAAAACTTTATTATTTCTGGAACTCTGTACATTCCACGATTATTTAAACTTGATGGTTCGTTGATGTTCTCCACAATATCAGTATGATCATACCATATTGCATCCTCTTTATTTGGCCATTTCCACGAACTAAAGTTGCTGTTTACCATAACACTAACAAACACCttattttcttctacttcttttattttttccggGTAGTGTTGAtctttataaataacaataacattGTCACCTTCTTTTAAATGAGATTTGTTGAATGTAGGAACAATAGCTGGAATATCATCACCACTATCAGATTCCAAATTTATCttctttttggaaaaaaataatcttcttttCGTGTCGTTTTCGTTTTCGCTCTTGCTTTTCCTCTTCTTTTAatcctttttccatttttttctttaaatcgtATTGTTTCCACTGAGTGGAAGTTGCAACATAAAGAAACTTTTCACTGACTCTTTTTTGCGTTCCTTTAGAGCATGGTTAGTCTGGCTAAAACAATGCCTTCTTAAATGGAGTAGGAATTTTTCCGTCAATTGGTATATATTTTTCAGGCGACTTTTCAAGGAGActgttacaaataaaaaagaaggGTCCAGCCAAATTGTtacatagaaaagaaaagaaggcCAAATGTTCGTTCAAAAATACCAAATTTTACGGAGACTAACAGTAATGTTAATGGAacattaaaagtgaaactggaacaaaccatgaagtggagatatccaggagtggctagtatacctgttaaatacaaagcacgtggtgttcgtgtgtattaaggtataaaaaatgcttattaaaagcttaaaatttttattttgaagaagatcttttcggaattaaatcattccatcatcagtttaataaaaagttgttaaaaacattgtatggccacataaaaacattggaaggacatccgtattaaaaaacaatcctcataatatttataaaggtaaatgcaatagactgttaacttgttgattaataaaaactgaaaatggaggcatcttacatgaccccttgtagctggtgaggttttatcgatttacattacctctgatctgtgctggagtcttgggctaactgatcaCTGATCAGTTAgcccacctgatcagggtctagccggatggttgccggaaaacagccaagcagggaagtaggtacggtgcCGTAAATTAGTACctacctacagaagaagacgagGATAAAACCACACAAAGAGGTCCAGGATGCCGAGAGGACAAATAATCGACAGTGATCTGTGAATCGACATTAAAACATGGCGGATTTCGCACACGCGCAAAGAAATTTGGATTGCGAAAAAGCCTTCcgtttcgcttcttgttgggatggagtattctgtggtatactcggttcgctatttccagtccgaactgtctagtgaatttagtaattatttttttgcgaagttagttactttttgacagactaaaagtggctggaaattactatacaaccaagcacacgtactcatagccaatattaatagtaaataaactaaatagtaaataaaatacaactttgtgAATTACCaataatcaatatttatttatctgcaccatataataaatagttatattaaattataacaactaaaatatattttttaaatatatactacccaaaatttgatgggtttagtatacacttccactatttagaataattctttttttaaagaaagaagtctgcaatagtatgatacttgagctattaatactgagaagtaggaattgttgtgttgtaggtttccgacaatgaatctgtcaaaatatgcccgagctaagcgaatgaaGTATACTGCCGTCTATATACTTTGGTATCGTGCTACATGCATGCTACTCTGGTGGCATAAGTCAAGACAAGCATATAACTGTCCCCATCCCAGTCGGAGTAGGCAACCGTGGGTCCCAGTCGTCCCAGGGCCATAgcccaaaaaaagaagaagaagttcccaGGTTAACTCTtctaaattactttttttttatgtaaattgcAAACATAGAACTGAAATTTGTACTTATATTCAAGTTATGGAAATAAATCAAGAAGCTAATGAGAAAACCTGTAAAATAGAAATAGATGACACGTCTGTTGCTCCTTTGGATaccttcaaaattgaaattaagGCAGAACCCAAGCCAGAAACTACATATCAGGCATTTGGATATTTAGATAATGAATTCCTTGTAAACACTGAAATAGAACAAGATGAATATAAATTTACATTATTTGAAAAAAACCAAACAACAAATAAAAGTAAGTAAATAACACTGATACAATAAGATAACTATGGGCTCATTTAGGATTTTTTCGTGTGGGTGCCCAAGCCATCATAGTTTAATGCTTAAAAGAATCATTCTTTTTTAATTGCCCTATGGTAAACGTTGTCACTTATAattttctgttaattttatttcctttgactaatattttaaaatttcattgtaaATTAGAGAATGAgtgcttaaaaattaaaaataaaataaattaataaaaatgttaaacttttatttataaatattgaaGTATCTTCAAACAAAATGATTATCCTGAATAATAAAACTGTCACATTCTTTTGTTGAAATGCACCATTTTTAAATTCATCTACAACTAAATCAAGATCTGAATTAGCTTAATCTGAAATCTTAGCTGAATTGTTCTATAAATGGCGTCATAAAATTTTCTAATCAGTCTTGTTTCGTTGTCAACCAAGATTTTGATTTTACAATGTTTGTACTTGTAGAAGCATCATTTGCAAGTGCAGCTTGTAACTGGAACAGTGGAGAATTTTATcattaattgtttaaaattattaaactatGTTCCTCCGTCATGCACTGATAGCCAATTTAACCATTTCACAGCTCATGAATTAGTAAACCTTTTTCGTTTTTAAAAGTCAAACTTCCAAATTCAGTTTTGAggagttttaattaaataatctgAGACGCATTTGAAATTATTTGATATAACAAAAATTTACCTAAACCTAACATCATTAAGTTACCTACAGTGTGTATATTGTTGTTTGTTTCTTGGCTAAACCTATTGTTTAAAGATTGAATTACCTATCACAGGATTAAAAACAAATAACTTTCTTTCTATTCTATCCTTAACCAAAAACGCTATATCAGAATCAATCTTCCATGAACATTTTATTGTTTCTGAAATTTCTATACCAAGACGATCGCAAGTATTTTTTGCTTCAGAGTACTTAGGTATATACTATCAACACTTCATTCTATTCTTAACTCTTTCAAACCGCGAGCAATACTTTGAACTTCATCCACAGCCTGACACAGATCAATTTCCTGTGAGGGAAGCATTTTATTCACTATGAAGAGGAGCTGTAGAATAGGATGCATGATGTGTGCATAGAAGCTATAATAAAATTAAGACTTTAttggaaaaaaataacttttcCTCTTTTTTGCTTTTGGATCAGATGAATTTCTAATTCCTGTTTCAAGTGATTCTCTTGTTCAAGTTGTTTTCCAgttattctttt from the Diabrotica undecimpunctata isolate CICGRU chromosome 1, icDiaUnde3, whole genome shotgun sequence genome contains:
- the LOC140445739 gene encoding uncharacterized protein isoform X1, translated to MADLFKNEPEAFQSSEGEDVKSKYHHSNQIQTEECNNDLKFESNEIDFKYQILHTEDVEFKPNVIYDTPKDERNEKGVHTLVVKDSMVSDMLGDREEKPFQCTICLKQFRQKQHLDRHILTLHKGIKRFQCRICLKKFTTKTSLIYHIRIHSGEAPFKCKVCPRQFRNISHLNRHMKVHTSENLLKCEYCFKQFTENYKLQNHLHTHSEEKPFQCTICFEQFTTNISLNRHLFKHKGIKPFECGMCSKRFTTKQSLNYHIRIHSGETPFKCKVCPRQFRDESSLKKHMRLHTGENLLKCQYCSKQFTENSKFKNHLHTHSEEKPFQCTICFEQFTTNGNLNRHLFNHKGIKPFECGMCSKRFTAKTSLTYHIRIHSGEMPFKCKVCPRQFRSESSLKRHMKLHTGENLLKCQYCSKQFTENYTFHKHLRTHKGALNDHFRTHSGETPFKCKIFPQQFKGKPSLNRHMKLPTNENLKCEYCSKQFTEKNQFQRHLLTHKGKKPYQCDLCFRKFRLMYKLTIHLRTHIGDEPFECDICYEKFWENDQCLTHKRKHIKKLHTEEKIFKCEKCFKEFGKNYLLQRHLRRHPEEKSHK